In one Nicotiana tomentosiformis chromosome 6, ASM39032v3, whole genome shotgun sequence genomic region, the following are encoded:
- the LOC104107739 gene encoding mitochondrial import inner membrane translocase subunit TIM8-like, whose product MDPSALQSPELQQLLEQEKERAMMTEMVGKLTSACWDKCITGTPGSKFSSSESYCLTNCAQRYIDMSLIIVKRFRNMQ is encoded by the exons ATGGATCCTTCAGCTCTTCAGTCCCCAGAATTACAGCAACTTCTCGAA CAAGAGAAGGAAAGGGCTATGATGACTGAAATGGTTGGAAAGCTTACAAGTGCTTGCTGGGACAAATGCATCACTGGAACTCCCGGAAGCAAGTTCAGCTCCAGCGAATCTTATTGTCTAACCAACTGTGCACAACGCTACATAGATATGAGCCTCATTATTGTCAAACGCTTTCGGAACATGCAGTGA